One genomic window of Glycine max cultivar Williams 82 chromosome 16, Glycine_max_v4.0, whole genome shotgun sequence includes the following:
- the LOC102665204 gene encoding uncharacterized protein — MGRASAFIDQIAAISPIASLKDSWVWGADPKGIFSTNSAYLCVKAEHLDEDQCLGFQHFWDIKIPPRALVFAWRLLWDRLPSKDNLTRRHVNIEIDLCPFCQNKTESASHLFLLCHKVMPLWWEFNSWVKEARVFHCRPMDNLLQHSTMAGLKDTNRRWKIWWIAATRSIWKLRNDIIFNNQPFVISKLVDNTVFLSWSWLRGWEKDFNVPFHQWSSAMALAFK, encoded by the coding sequence ATGGGGAGAGCCTCAGCTTTTATTGATCAAATTGCTGCAATTAGTCCAATTGCAAGTTTGAAAGACTCTTGGGTTTGGGGAGCTGACCCTAAAGGAATTTTCTCTACCAATTCTGCCTATCTTTGTGTCAAAGCTGAGCATCTTGATGAAGATCAATGTCTAGGTTTCCAGCACTTTTGGGACATCAAAATTCCTCCTAGAGCTCTAGTTTTTGCCTGGAGACTTCTGTGGGACAGACTTCCCAGTAAGGATAATTTAACTAGGAGGCATGTTAACATTGAAATCGACCTTTGTCCCTTTTGCCAAAACAAAACTGAATCTGCCTCTCATCTGTTTCTCTTGTGCCATAAAGTAATGCCTCTGTGGTGGGAATTTAATTCGTGGGTTAAGGAAGCTAGAGTTTTCCATTGTAGGCCTATGGATAATTTGCTTCAGCACTCTACCATGGCAGGATTGAAGGATACCAACAGAAGGTGGAAAATTTGGTGGATAGCAGCTACAAGATCAATATGGAAGCTCAGAAATGACATTATCTTCAATAATCAACCTTTTGTCATCTCGAAGCTGGTGGATAATACAGTTTTCCTCTCTTGGTCCTGGCTGAGGGGGTGGGAAAAGGATTTTAATGTTCCATTCCACCAATGGTCCTCAGCTATGGCTTTGGCTTTTAAGTAG